Below is a genomic region from Neisseria zoodegmatis.
AAAAACACCGTGCAATACGCCATCATCCGCTGGAGCATAGACGGCTTCCTACCCAAATCCGAACCCGGTTCCGCCGCCCGCAACCTGCTCGGCTTCCACGACGGCACTGCCAACCCCAACGTAGCCGACCCCAAAACCGCCAATCAGGTGCTATGGACGGGCATCGCCGCCAACAGCTTGGACGAACCCGCGTGGACGAAAAACGGCAGCTACCAAGCCGTGCGCATCATCCGCCATTTCGTCGAATTTTGGGACAGAACACCGCTGCAAGAGCAAGAAAGTATTTTCGGACGCGAAAAATACAGCGGCGCACCCTTGGGCATGAAATATGAAAACGACGTTCCCGATTACGGCAAAGACCCCGAAGGCAAAGTGATTCCCAAAGACAGCCACATGCGCGTCGCCAACCCGCGCGACCCCGAATTTATGAAGAAACACCAACTGTTCAGACGGCCTTACAACTATTCGCGCGGCCTCTCCAAAGCCGGCCAACTCGATGTCGGCTTGGTGTTTATCTGCTATCAGGCCAATCTGGAAGACGGCTTCATCTTCGTGCAAAAACTGCTCGATACCGAACCGCTGGAAGAATACATCAGCCCCTTCGGCGGCGGCTATTTCTTTACGCTGCCGGGCGTTGAAAAAGGCGGCTTCTTCGGCCAAAGCCTGCTTGCGGCCTGATGGTGATTGGTAACATTAAGCTGGCTATCCAGCCGTCAAAACCAATAAGGCCGTCTGAAATTTTCAGACGGCCTCTTTTTACTGATGATCGTGATAAGGGCTTAAGCGGCGTTGGGTACGACCGCTTTCAGGTAGTTCAGCGCGATAAACTGTTTGTCTGCATCCACTTCCGTTACCGACAGCAGCATCTGCGATTTGGGCAGCGCGTCGAACGGAATACCGGTGGCGCGGGTAACCAGCGGCAGGCCGTCGATACGCACCAAGTCTTCTTTCAACAGCGTGGCTTTCAGCTCTTTGATGTTTTCCTGCTGCACATACACCAAGCTCCAATAGCTTTCCATCTGCCGCTGGAAATCGGCATAGGCGGTATAGGCCGAATCGAAATCGCGCAAGGCGGCAAACAGGTCGGCATCGTTGTGTTCAAACAGCGGCAGGCCGTCTGAAATCAGGCTGATAAGCTGTTTTTGGTTGATGTAGTCGGCGGCGCGGCGCAGCGGCGAGGTAAACCAGCCGTAATGCTGCACGCCCATGCCGCTGTGCGGTTCGGATTTGGTGCTCATGCGCACTTTGCTGTTGCCGGGCTGCACGCGGAACAGGCCGGGCAGGTGGTTGGCATCGAGCATTTCGGCCCATGTGCTGTTGGCGAGAATCATCATTTCGCTCACCAAAGTGTCGATGGGCGAACCGCGCTCGCGGCGGGCCACGCCTACGCTGCCGTCTGCGTTCAATTCGATGCTGTAATCGTATTGTACGGCGCGCTCCGGCTCGTATTTGCCGCGGGCTTTTTGGCGGGCGACGGCAAATTGGTGCAGCCAGATTAAATCGCGGTGGTGGTTGAACATGGCCTGCCCTTCGGCATCCAAACCGGTTTCGGTATTGAAATGCGGCTCAATGGCTTGAATACGCAGGTTTTCGGCGATGTAAACGGCTTCGATTTTGTGTTCGGGTGCGCTGATGTTGAAATCGGCGTCCACATCGAAATAAATGCTCACGGCGGGGCGGTATGCGCCGGCATCGAGGCTGAAAGAGGCAATCCAGTTGTCGGGCAGCATGGTGATTTTGCCGCCGGGAAAATAGGCGGTGCTTTGGCGTTCCATGATGATGCCTTCGATGCCGCTGCCGGGCTCGACGGCCAATGAAGGCGCGGCGATATGGATGCCGACGCGTTTGCTGCCGTTGCCTAAATCGGTAACGCTGATGGCATCGTCCACTTCGGTGGTGCTGTCGTCGTCGATGGAAAATGCCTGCACGTCGGCTTTGGGCAGGTCGGCCAAAGCGGGGACGGCGACATCGGGAAAGCCGGTGCCTTTGGGGAAATGCTTGATTTCAAAGCCGTCGTAAAGATACTGCGGAATCGAAGCCACGCCGCCGGTTTGCATGGCGAGTGCCAGCGGAGCGAGTTTGAGCGCGTCGGCGGCTTTGGTGAAGGCTTTGTAGGTGAGCGCCTGTTTGTCGGGCGCGTGCAGGATGGTTTTTAAGTCGGCGGCGATTTCAGACGGCATCTGCCCTTGTTTCAAGGCATCTGCCCAGCTTTCGATTTGCGCTTCCTGCTGCTTTTTGCGCTCGATGGCGGCCAGCGCCTGCTTGAGGGTTTCTTCGGGCGCGGCTTTGAATACGCCTTTGGCCTTTTTGTAGAAGTACATCGGCGCGGCGTAGAGGGCGATCAGGGTGGCGGCCAGCTCGGTTTTGGTGGGCGCGTGGCCGAAATACTCTTCGGCGATGGCTTCGGCGGTGAACTCTTCTTCGCCGCACACTTCCCACAGCAAATCGGTGTCGATGTCGGCGGCTTCGGCTTGGGCTTTGTTCAGAAAGTCGTCGAGCGGGGTGTCGAATTCGACAAATACGTTGGCGGCTTTGACTTTGGTGCGTTTTCCGTGCTGGGTGTCGGCCTGATAGTTGGCATCGTTTTTCTGAACGACGGTTGCCACTTTGAATTGGCCGGATTCTTCGTAAAATATGTTCATAAATAAAATAGATGGGCGATAAGCTTGCGCCGCGAGGCCGTCTGAAAAAACGGCGCGGGTGTATGGCTTATCAAATTGCTGAAAAGGCGTGATTTTAACAGGAATCGCTTAGGCTTGTCGGTGTTGTGGCGTTCAGACGGCCTTTTCCAAAATATTTTCCGCCGTGATAGTGGCAATCTCTCGCTGCGGTAACGGTGGCAGGCGGTTTCGCTATATACTGGCGGCTCGACACGTTTGAAAGGAGCGGACGATGACCATTTATTTTTTAGGCGGCGGCAATATGGCGGCGGCGATTGCAGGCGGTTTGGCAAGACAGGGCGGATACGCCGTCCACATTGTGAACCGCGGTGCGGAAAAACGCGAACGGCTCGCGCGCGAGTTGGGCGTGCCGGTATCGGAAACCTTGCCCGAGCTTCATGCCGAAGACGTGCTGGTGTTGGCCGTGAAGCCGCAAGACATGCAGGCGGCGTGTGCGGGTGTGGAAACCAACGGCGCATTGGTCATATCGGTGGCGGCCGGATTGAGTGTCGATACCTTGAGCCGCTATCTCAACGGCACGCGCCGTATTGTGCGGGTGATGCCGAATACGCCCAGCGGGGTCGGTTTGGGCGTATCCGGCCTGTTTGCGGGCGACGGAGCCACTGAGGCCGACAAACAGCTGGCTGCGCAGATTATGCTGGCCGTCGGTCAAGTGATGGTGGTGGAAGACGAAGCCCAGCTGCATGCCGTTACCGGCATTACCGGCAGCGGCCCCGCCTATGTCTTTTATCTGCTCGATGCCTTGAAGAAAGCCGCCGTCATGCAGGGTTTCGATGAAGAAACCGCCAAGCAGCTCAGCTTGGCCACCTTTAAAGGCGCGGTTGCGCTGGCCGAACACAGCGGCGAAGATTTCAACGTGCTCCAGCAAAATGTCACGTCAAAAGGAGGCACCACGTTTGCCGCGCTGGAAACTTTTAAAGCCCGCTCGGTAGCCGAAGCGATAGGCGAAGGTGTTGATGCGTGCGTGGCGCGTTCCCGCGAGATTACCCGCCAATTCGAGGCCGTCTGAAATGTTGTCTAAATTACTGATTCTGTTTTCAGACGGCCTGGCCATCGTGTGTTTGGCGCGCTGCCTGCTGCAATGGGCGAAGCTCGATTACCGCCATCCGTTTGCCCAATTCTGCACCCATACCACCGATTGGCTGGTGAAGCCGCTGCGCAAGGCCGCCCCGCCGTTAGGCCGCTGGGATACCGCCTGCATTTTGGCCTGCGTGCTGCTCTATTACACCGCTTTTACGCTGATTTCATTAATCTCGCTGCCGGGCGGGTTCGGCATAAAAGTGATCGCCGCCAACCTGTTTTTCACAGTTTTAAGCATGTTTAAAGCCGTTGCTTATGTTTTACTGTTGGGTTTGGTATTGAGAATGGTGCTGAGTTTTCAAAATCCATACTCATTTTTACAAGTATCTTTGCATAAAATATTTGAACCATTGTCGCGGCCTTTTGTCTTTTTAAAATTCGGACGCTACGACTTTTCCGGCAGCGTTCTGGCATTGATGCTGTGGTTTTGGTTAAGTGCAATCCTGCCACAGTTGACCGCCAAATTGAATTTATGGCTGTTGAATTGATATATCAATGAGTTAACCCGTTAGAGAGGCCGTCTGAACAAAAACACCGGGCGCGGCGCAGGCTGAAAATAAGGCATATTCATAAAACCGTGATATGATGCCCCCGCACAAATAAAGGTTAAATTGTCGAAAAATCAACAACAAGCCTGAAAGCGGGCTTTTATTGAAGCCTACCGTCCAACAGCGAAAGAAAGAACTACCATGGCAAAGCTTACAGAACAAGACATCCTCAATTGGAACGGCTCTGAAGACGACTACATGAATGCAGACCAACTGGCTTTTTTCCGTGAGCTGTTGGTAAAACTGCAAGACGAACTGATCGCCAATGCCAATGCCACCACCGGCCATCTGCAAGAGCACGAATCCGCTCCCGATCCCGCCGACCGCGCCACTCAGGAAGAAGAATATGCCCTCGAGCTGCGTACCCGCGACCGCGAGCGCAAGCTGTTGAGCAAAATCCAAGCTTCCATTCGCAGCATCGACGAAGGTGACTACGGTTTCTGCCGCGACACCGGCGAACCCATCGGCCTGAAGCGCCTTTTGGCGCGTCCTACCGCAACCCTGTCGGTAGAAGCGCAAGAGCGCCGCGAGCAAATGAAGAAACAGTTTGCCGATTGATTCATTTCAAACCGGCAGTTCAGGCTGCTGAGGCCGTCTGAAAAAGCGCTTGCAACCTCTTTCATTTAAAGCGAAGGCCGAACCTTTTAATTAAGGTTCGGCCTTCGCTTTTGTCTTGCCCGTTGATGTTTTTCAGACGGCCTTACCGGCACAGGTTAAGCGCAACGTTTGCTTAGGGCACAGACTGCTTATCCATCTGCGCTTCACGTTCCAGCTCGTGCGCATACGCCTGCGCTTCTTCCTCGTTAAACGGTTTGAGTACGCCGCTGTCGTTACGCGGGTCGAGTTCCGCCATCACCGGGCCGGCCGAAGCAGGCATGTTAACGTGCATACTGCGCTTGTCTTCCGGTACCACAGCTTGTCGCGAGGCGAATACGGCCAGCAACGTAGCAAAAACAATGAAATAACCATAAAAACCATAGCGTTCGGCCTGATCCATCACCACACCCAAAATCATCGGCGCAAACAAAGAACCCATGCCGTAGCTAAACAGCAGGCTTCGGCTGACTTCCACCGTGTTCATCTCATTCGGCAACTGGTCGTTGGCACGCGCCACACTCAACGCATAAAGAGTAAACAGGCCGATACCGAAAAACACCGCCACCAAATACTGCACCCAAATAGCGTCGATACCCACCAGCATCAGCACGATGCCGACAAGCGCGCCAACTGCCGAAACCGACGAGCAGGTAAAGATAGCGGTACGGCGGCCGAAGCGGTCGGACAGGCGCGCAATCGGCAGCTGCACGGCAAAGCCCGTACCCATCGCAATCATCAGATAAAACGAAATCTGGCGCACATCAAAGCCCTGTTTCAGCAAAAACACCGACGCCATCGTGAAAAAACCGTTCATCAGCAAACCGGCGGTAAAGCTGCCCACAATCGCCAGCGGCGCAATCGCAAACAAACGCGGCAGGCTGATGCGTTGGCGCGGCGGCAGTTCCGGCGCTTTCAAGCGGGTCAGCGCCACCGGCAGCATCGCCGCCATCACCATAATCGCCGAAAGAAGAAAGATATCTTGGCTCGATAGCTTGAAACTCAGCAAGCCGATACCGACGGTAAACGATATGTAGTACACCACATTATAAAAAGCCAACACCCTGGCACGCCCCGCCGAAGTGCTGCGCTCGGCCAGCCAGCTTTCCACAATCATCAGCAGGCTGTAATAACAAAAACCGAGCAACACCCGCAGCGCGCCCCACACCCACAGATTGTCGGTCATCATATGGCCGAGCGCCGCCATGGCAAACACCGCGCCAAACACGCTGAATCCGCGGATATGCCCCACGCCCGATACCACGCGGTGCGCCGCCATCGCACTCAACGCCGCCCCCACGAAAAACGCTGCATTGAGCACACCGATGGCGGTGTTTTTCACACCCATTTGCGCAAGCTCCACACCGGCCGAGTTCAAAAACAGACCGAAGCCGGCAAACAGGAAAAATACCGAGAAAAAAAGCGAATAAAATTTATTGGGTTGTTCGGTCATCGCAGCGTCTTTCAGGCGGGTAGGTCGAGAGGCGCTAGCCTGACAGATTCGCAGACAAGTGTAAACAGATAGCCGCCGCCGAAAACGTAAAAAACAAAACAGTGGGGCTTGTAACACGCCGCATTCTTGAATACAGGCCGTCTGAAAATTTTTCAGACGGCCTCATTAAGAGCAAGCCTGCCGCATAAAATCCTGTAAAATAAGCCGCTTTATATCCCGACCATCCGAAACCTATGCCGGACAACGCCCAGATTACCGCCAGCTACGGCCGCCGCTACACCGTGCGCACGCAAAGCGGTTTGACATTCGATGCCACCACCCGCAAAAAACGGGTTGATTTTGCCTGTGGCGATTGGGTGCACATCACCCCCATCAACCGAGAGCAGGCCGTTATCGAAGACTACCTGCCGCGCGAAAGCCTGCTTTACCGTCAAGACGCTTGGAAAACCAAGCTCATTGCCGCCAATGTGGACAAGCTGTTTATCGTGACCGCCGCCGTGCCCGCGCCCAACGAAGCCCTGCTGCAACGCGCTCTGCTGGCCGCCGAAGCCGCCGACATCGAAGCCGTGATAGTCGTCAACAAAGCCGATTTGCCCGAAACCGCCGGTTGGCGTGAAAAACTGCATTTTTACGAATCGCTGGGCTATCCCGTGATAGAAACCTGCGCCCTCGACCATGCCGACGCACTCAAACCGCTGATGCAGGGTTGCACCAATATTTTTCTCGGACAAAGCGGCATGGGTAAATCCACCCTAACCAACGCCTTGCTCGGCAGCCAAACCGCGCGCGTAGGCGAAATATCCACCGCGCTCGATTCGGGTAAACACACCACCACCCACGCCCGCTTGTACGACATCAATGCCGAAACCAAGCTCATCGATTCGCCCGGCTTGCAGGAATTCGGCCTCTTCCACCTCGAAGCCCCGCGCCTGCTTGATTACTTCCCCGACATGCGCCATCTGGCCGGACAATGCCGTTTTCACAACTGCACCCACCGCGCCGAACCCGGCTGCGCCGTCAAATCCGCCGTCGAAGCCGGTGAAATCCGCGAATCGCGGCTGGCATTTTTACAGCGCATTACCGATGAACTGCTGCGTTGAATCACATAAAGGCCGTCTGAAAAATCAAAAAGCAAGTTCAAGCAACTTACTTTGTCTATTAACCCCAAGCCTTTTTCAGACGGCCTCAAACCCGCACCCACCAATTCAAACCAAAACCATGCTCGAAATCCTTTACCGCGACAGCCGCTGCATCGCCGTCAACAAACCCGCCGGCATGCTGGTACACCGCAGCTGGCTCGACAGCCATGAAACCCGGTTTGTCATGCAAACCCTGCGCGACCAAATCGGCCGCCGCGTGTATCCCGTCCACCGCCTCGACCGCCCCACCTCGGGTGTGCTGCTGTTTGCGCTCGACAGCGAAAGCGCCAACCGCCTTACACAACAATTCACCGAAAAAACCGTCCGCAAAACCTATTGGGCAGTCGTGCGCGGCTACCTGCACGGAAAAGGGCGCATCGACTATCCGCTCAAAGAAGAAGCCGACAAAATCGCCGACCCCTTTGCCGACCCCGATAAGCCCGCGCAACCCGCCGTAACCGATTACCGCTGCCTAGCCCAAAGCGAACAGCCCTTCTCGTCCGCCGCCCGCTACCCCACATCGCGCTACTCATGGGTGGAGCTGACACCGCACACCGGCCGCAAACACCAACTGCGCCGCCATATGAAACACATTTTCCACCCGATTGTGGGCGACACCACCCACGGCGACAACGCCCAAAACCGCACCGTCGCCGCCCATACCGGCACCACGCGCCTGATGCTGCACGCCCGCACGCTGGCGTTCGACAGCCCCGAAAACGGCAGCCGAATCAACGTATGCGCCGACACCGACGAAGCATGGCAACAGCTTGCCCTCGTGTTTGGCTGGCAAAATCTCATATCCCCAAGCAGTTAGAGCAAATGAATTTTAAAAAATAGTAAGTGCGTCATACTCGGGCTTGACCCGAGTATCCCGTGCTATAATCCTCCCCGCATACAGGCCGGGCAGACAGCCGCTGCGCATCGCATAAAGCATGCGGGGAGGAAAGTCCGGGCTCCGAAGAGCAGAATGCCGGCTAACGGCCGGGCGCAGTAATGCGACGGAAAGTGGAACAGAAAGCAATACCGCCGATGGCTGCTTCGGCAGCACAGGTAAGGGTGAAAAGGTGCGGTAAGAGCGCACCGTGCACTTGGCAACAAGGCGCAGCAGGCTAAACCCCATTCGGAGCAAGACCAAACAGAACGCATTGACGCTGCTCGCCGAGCGTTCGGGTAGGTTGCTGGAGCGCATCAGCAATGGTACGCCTAGAGGAATGGCTGTCCGACGACAGAACCCGGCTTACCGCCCGACCTGTATGCACCCTATTCAAACATTTGAGGCCGTCTGAAAAAATTTTCAGACGGCCTCAAATGTTTTTGTAATCCGCATGCCAATAACTAGGTTGAGACCTTTGCAAAACCCTCAGATGTGGATGCAGTTCAAAGCGTAGCAGCACAGCGAGTGCAGACATATCATATAGATAGGCAAACGAGCGAGCAGCGCACAACGCAGAAATGCGCCGAAGATGGGGGTTTTGCAAAGGTCTCAGGTTGATAAATTTGAAAAGTGGATTTGAAAGTTATCGGATTTGTTCGGAATTTAAAGCTCCATTTGAAAAATATATTGAAATAGAATTTACATGGATAAATTGCGAGTGTTAAT
It encodes:
- the efeB gene encoding iron uptake transporter deferrochelatase/peroxidase subunit; this translates as MSNHHRNPTQPEKRTLLKAAVAAAATGAVAAAGGFTWGEKKGRNEEKAALMQHSTESYDCYGQHQAGITTPHQQFGIMAAFDVLAKTPKELEKLFRIITSRVEFLTQGGELQDGDAKLPPSGSGILGKIIRPDGLTVTLSVGASLFDQRFGLAAKKPKHLQEMKDFFNDKLQAEWSDGDLSLQICAFTPETCQNALRDIIKNTVQYAIIRWSIDGFLPKSEPGSAARNLLGFHDGTANPNVADPKTANQVLWTGIAANSLDEPAWTKNGSYQAVRIIRHFVEFWDRTPLQEQESIFGREKYSGAPLGMKYENDVPDYGKDPEGKVIPKDSHMRVANPRDPEFMKKHQLFRRPYNYSRGLSKAGQLDVGLVFICYQANLEDGFIFVQKLLDTEPLEEYISPFGGGYFFTLPGVEKGGFFGQSLLAA
- a CDS encoding ribonuclease catalytic domain-containing protein, whose amino-acid sequence is MNIFYEESGQFKVATVVQKNDANYQADTQHGKRTKVKAANVFVEFDTPLDDFLNKAQAEAADIDTDLLWEVCGEEEFTAEAIAEEYFGHAPTKTELAATLIALYAAPMYFYKKAKGVFKAAPEETLKQALAAIERKKQQEAQIESWADALKQGQMPSEIAADLKTILHAPDKQALTYKAFTKAADALKLAPLALAMQTGGVASIPQYLYDGFEIKHFPKGTGFPDVAVPALADLPKADVQAFSIDDDSTTEVDDAISVTDLGNGSKRVGIHIAAPSLAVEPGSGIEGIIMERQSTAYFPGGKITMLPDNWIASFSLDAGAYRPAVSIYFDVDADFNISAPEHKIEAVYIAENLRIQAIEPHFNTETGLDAEGQAMFNHHRDLIWLHQFAVARQKARGKYEPERAVQYDYSIELNADGSVGVARRERGSPIDTLVSEMMILANSTWAEMLDANHLPGLFRVQPGNSKVRMSTKSEPHSGMGVQHYGWFTSPLRRAADYINQKQLISLISDGLPLFEHNDADLFAALRDFDSAYTAYADFQRQMESYWSLVYVQQENIKELKATLLKEDLVRIDGLPLVTRATGIPFDALPKSQMLLSVTEVDADKQFIALNYLKAVVPNAA
- the proC gene encoding pyrroline-5-carboxylate reductase; amino-acid sequence: MTIYFLGGGNMAAAIAGGLARQGGYAVHIVNRGAEKRERLARELGVPVSETLPELHAEDVLVLAVKPQDMQAACAGVETNGALVISVAAGLSVDTLSRYLNGTRRIVRVMPNTPSGVGLGVSGLFAGDGATEADKQLAAQIMLAVGQVMVVEDEAQLHAVTGITGSGPAYVFYLLDALKKAAVMQGFDEETAKQLSLATFKGAVALAEHSGEDFNVLQQNVTSKGGTTFAALETFKARSVAEAIGEGVDACVARSREITRQFEAV
- a CDS encoding YggT family protein, with translation MLSKLLILFSDGLAIVCLARCLLQWAKLDYRHPFAQFCTHTTDWLVKPLRKAAPPLGRWDTACILACVLLYYTAFTLISLISLPGGFGIKVIAANLFFTVLSMFKAVAYVLLLGLVLRMVLSFQNPYSFLQVSLHKIFEPLSRPFVFLKFGRYDFSGSVLALMLWFWLSAILPQLTAKLNLWLLN
- the dksA gene encoding RNA polymerase-binding protein DksA, with amino-acid sequence MAKLTEQDILNWNGSEDDYMNADQLAFFRELLVKLQDELIANANATTGHLQEHESAPDPADRATQEEEYALELRTRDRERKLLSKIQASIRSIDEGDYGFCRDTGEPIGLKRLLARPTATLSVEAQERREQMKKQFAD
- a CDS encoding MFS transporter, which produces MTEQPNKFYSLFFSVFFLFAGFGLFLNSAGVELAQMGVKNTAIGVLNAAFFVGAALSAMAAHRVVSGVGHIRGFSVFGAVFAMAALGHMMTDNLWVWGALRVLLGFCYYSLLMIVESWLAERSTSAGRARVLAFYNVVYYISFTVGIGLLSFKLSSQDIFLLSAIMVMAAMLPVALTRLKAPELPPRQRISLPRLFAIAPLAIVGSFTAGLLMNGFFTMASVFLLKQGFDVRQISFYLMIAMGTGFAVQLPIARLSDRFGRRTAIFTCSSVSAVGALVGIVLMLVGIDAIWVQYLVAVFFGIGLFTLYALSVARANDQLPNEMNTVEVSRSLLFSYGMGSLFAPMILGVVMDQAERYGFYGYFIVFATLLAVFASRQAVVPEDKRSMHVNMPASAGPVMAELDPRNDSGVLKPFNEEEAQAYAHELEREAQMDKQSVP
- the rsgA gene encoding ribosome small subunit-dependent GTPase A; this encodes MPDNAQITASYGRRYTVRTQSGLTFDATTRKKRVDFACGDWVHITPINREQAVIEDYLPRESLLYRQDAWKTKLIAANVDKLFIVTAAVPAPNEALLQRALLAAEAADIEAVIVVNKADLPETAGWREKLHFYESLGYPVIETCALDHADALKPLMQGCTNIFLGQSGMGKSTLTNALLGSQTARVGEISTALDSGKHTTTHARLYDINAETKLIDSPGLQEFGLFHLEAPRLLDYFPDMRHLAGQCRFHNCTHRAEPGCAVKSAVEAGEIRESRLAFLQRITDELLR
- the truC gene encoding tRNA pseudouridine(65) synthase TruC, whose product is MLEILYRDSRCIAVNKPAGMLVHRSWLDSHETRFVMQTLRDQIGRRVYPVHRLDRPTSGVLLFALDSESANRLTQQFTEKTVRKTYWAVVRGYLHGKGRIDYPLKEEADKIADPFADPDKPAQPAVTDYRCLAQSEQPFSSAARYPTSRYSWVELTPHTGRKHQLRRHMKHIFHPIVGDTTHGDNAQNRTVAAHTGTTRLMLHARTLAFDSPENGSRINVCADTDEAWQQLALVFGWQNLISPSS
- a CDS encoding lipoprotein signal peptidase, with translation MNLRPLQNPHLRRISALCAARSFAYLYDMSALAVLLRFELHPHLRVLQRSQPSYWHADYKNI